DNA from Candidatus Babeliales bacterium:
GTGGCTTCTTGCTTGATAATGGTGAAGATGCGGTGCATAGAGAGCATTAAATAAAAATAGGAAGTGTGTACACACTTCCTATTTTTATTTAATGCTCTCTATGCACCGCATCTTCACCATTATCAAGCAAGAAGCCACCAATTTGAGCTTCCCACAACTTTTTATAGAGTCCACCTTTTGCAAGAAGTTCTTCATGCGAACCATCTTCCACAATACTACCTTGATCAAAAACTAAAATGCGATCCATGTATAATAATGTAGAAAGACGATGAGCGATAACCAATGTCGTTTTACCTTGCATCAGATCCCACAAACTATCTTGAATCTGACTTTCTGTAACCGAATCAAGCTGACTTGTTGCTTCATCAAGAATCAAAATCGGTGCATTTTTTAAAATAGCACGCGCAATAGCAATACGTTGACGCTGACCACCGGAAAGACGTATGCCACGTTCGCCCACTTGTGTGTCATATCCTTGAGCCAAAGTTACAATAAATTCATGTGCATATGCACGTTTTGCAGCTGCAATTATTTCGTGATGCGTTGCATTTCTGCGACCATACGCAATGTTTTCTACTAACGACCGGTGAAACAATGATGGATCTTGAGGGATCATTGTAATAGCTTCGTGCAAACTATCTTGCGTCACTTGTCTAATATCCTGACCATCAATGGTAATCCTTCCCTCTGTGACATCAAAAAGACGCAAAATTAAATTAACAAAAGTAGATTTACCACTACCAGAATAACCAACCAACCCAACTTTTTGACCAGATTTAATGATTACTGATTCATGTTCAAACAATGATTCTGCATCGTGATATTGAAACTGCACATTATCAAATACAATTTCACCTTTAGTCACAATTAACTTTTTAGCATGAGGACTGTCTTCAATTTCAATGGGACTTTCAATAATCGTAAGCCCTTGTACAATATTACCCATCTTTTCCCAAAAATCTCGCATATCTTTTGCGATGTTCCAAAAGTTTTCAATAATGTGCAAATTCAACGTAAGAACCAACACAAAATCACCTGGGCTCATGGTTTTACTCACAAGACCATTGAGTAACCACCAAAAGCAAACTGCTTGAAATATCCAAAATGAACATGCCTGAAATGCATGTAATTTTAAAAAAAACCAATCCCTTGTTTGATCTTTTTGCACAGAAACATCCATATAACGGGTTAAATATCCCTTTTCAAATTTCTTCGCAGCAAAAAAACGAACGCTAGCCATATTGGTTAACACATCAACAATACACCCAGTCACCTTTGCGCGTGCATCTGCAACGTCATACGCTAAATGCTGATTACGGAAAACCAAAATAACAGAAATCCCCAGAAATAAAACAATCCACAACCCTAAAGCTATGGTAAATTTCATATGAATTTGTGAAATGTTATATAACACAAACAATAACATAAGTGAGCATGCCATCAACCGATCAATAACAATGCGCAGAATGTCAGGAATAGCAATTGTTATATCATTGACACGAGCTGATAAGCTACCCGCAAATTGTCGCTGATAAAAACTATGGGAATGATCCATCATTCTATCCATAAGATTAAGCGCTATATACTTCTTAATATTGGGACGCAGCTGAATCGTAATCCAGTCGTACCAACGAAATATAGAAAGATAAACAAATTCCGAAAACAGGTACAATCCCATTAAGTAAGCAAGCTTGTGATGTAAAAAAGCCTGGTCACCATCACCCATTGCCGTATTCAAAACAAGTTTGACTATATACGCTTGCACGTTGAGTATAAGCGCCCACGTTACAGCAATAACCATCATCCCTGCAATATATATCCTAAAAGGCTTGATAACCATCCTGATAAAGGCTAATGCCCCTTGAGATTGCATACATTTTCCTTATTATTTTTTTATCGCAACTAAAACTTCATACTTTGGCGATAAAGCGTAGCTCCGTTTTTTGTTGGAAGGATCAACCACTGTTAAAAATCCTTCCTCAACCCAATCTTTGCACAATTGCGCACTTGTTCGTGGCTTAAATCCAAATAACTGTCCAATCTGCGCTGCTGTCACTGTTGCAAATGATTGAAACAGCTCAAGAACTCTACGTTTTTTTGGATCAAGCGTACGCAATAAACCTTCGTGACTTTGCTCACCTGCCATCGCTGAACGCTGCATATATTTTGCCACATTCTCAAACGCAAATGCCATACCACCAACAAAATATTCTATCCACGGAGTAATATCAGCATCTGCTCTACCCTCATAATAATTATGAGAAGGACCAATACTAATTGCTGCATAATAAGCACTCAAATTACGTGCATAATATTCTTCCAACGAATACAAACCTTTTAGATCATAACCACCACAATGCAAAATAAATGTTGTCAACAAACGAGCTGTTCTTCCATTCCCGTCATAATAGGGATGAATCGTTGCAAACTGATAATGTGCTATACCTGCAACAATGGGACTTGGTACTTCTTTATGTACATTAACCCAACGCACTAATTCACTCATTAACAGGGGAACATCTTTCGCTTCAGGAGGAAGATATACTATTGCTCCAGTGCGTCCATCACGAATAACATTTTGCCCACCTCGATATGCCAATGTATTATCATTCTTCTGTTGATCCAACATAACAAAGGCATGTAATTTCTTAATAAGACTTTCAGTAAGAGAGCTGCCTTTTGCAACACATTGTTCAACATACTGCAATGCAGCGTAATACCCTTTTGCTTCCTTTTCATCCCGTTCTCGTCCAGGAAAATGCCCTTTATGCTTGATTACAGCCTCAATCTGTGCCGTATCAAGACGATTTCCCTCAATCATAGTTGAATAATGCGTGGTATATAAACGTGCTGTTTCACGCAGGGATGCCAATACGGTGACATTCAAGGGAAGATGCGCAATATTCTCTCTGACTGCCTCAATTCGCATCAAATACTGGGCAATTATCGGCGTGATGGTATAGAAGGGATTAAATTTTATCTGCATAATATCGGCACCTTATCTGCATAAATGTTTATTTTAGTATGCAGATATCCTGCAGATAAATCAATAAATTACATAAGTAAAGCGTCTAACTATAGCCATTTGCAACGTGTATACATTATAATTACACTTATAATTAAGTTAAACATTCAAAAAATGGAGACCTTTCATGAAAACGGCTCATAAATTACTTCTTCTGCTCAGCATATTCTGCAGCAGTATACTACCAAAAGAATTCGACCTCACCCCAAAAAATACTGTTTTAATATCTGACCTTGATGAAGTCCTCATAGAAAAATCGTTATTTCTCGGTGGTGTTGCACAACTGAGACATTTAACCGGCGAATATACCAAAGATACTGATGGGAAAAGAGAAACATTACGCAATAAACAAGGAAATTCCATTGGAGGCCTTACCTTTCACTTACTCTACCATGGCATGCGCAAACCATACTTAACACCACACGTTGGATGGATGATAAAAACATTGGAAAAATCACGTTGCTTTATTGATGGCACAGAAAAAATATATCGTTATCTCAAAGATAAAAAAGGTTACACAATCGTCTACGCAACTAATAAAGATCGCATATCATATGATATTGCAGCTCAAGCATTAGGTGACAAATTCACAAGCCTTGCAGGCACAGTATTTGTAGCACATCCTGGAAGTAGTCCTCAAGTAATCGCACAACTCCATATTTTTGCAGATCTGCTAACTACACCTGCAAGCTATAAGGAATTGTTACATAAAACTCTTACCGTACAACCAACTGCACACATCTTACATGCACCTGGTAAAAAACCAGATCGTGAATATTACGAATATGTAGAAGAAAATCTTGGTCCTGATAAAAATATGATATTTATCGATGACAAACCAAGTAATATCAGAGGTTTTGATGCTTTGCAAACTACATCATCTGCACAACGCATTGGCATAATATTCCAAAATCCACAACAACTGGCTCAAGAATTTGTTAATTTGGGCATATTATCAGAAATAGAGGATGCCGCATTGTTGGAAGATATTCGTTATCCAGGCATATGGGGAAAAATAAAATTGGCTGGCAAAAAACTAATGGCAAAGTTAACACCAGCTGCAGCATAGTAGCTAAAAAAAGGGATGCGATGTGCATCCCTTTTTTTATTGCCAATCTATTCTGTTATTTATAAAAACCAGAACCAAGAAGATATTTTTTATCTCCCTTTTCAACCTGCTCAATATAAGCAACACGCATTTTTTTGTTAAACTTATACACAAAATGACCTGCACCTTGCAACACTTGTTCTATCATCTGCTTAACAAATAATTTGCCTTCATCATCTTTCCAACCAAGAAGATTTTTCCAAATCAACTCATGGTCATCGCCCCACGCATAACAATACCCATCCAGATCAAACGCAAACACAGCAAGATCACCACGAATGAATTCACCTTTTCTTGCAATAAATTTTTCAAACGCTTCTTCATCTGAATGTGTTTGTAAATACCCTACCGCGCTTTTTACCAACAATGTCATCATTTCTGGTTTGGCAACAGGAAACATTCCTGCACCAATCACATATGTATCAACTCCCATATCAATTTTTTCTACATACGTCGATTCAAAAGAATTTTTCAATTTAGAATCAACCCAACCGCCACCAACTTTTGCTTGATCAATCATTTCCCGAATGTAATACACACCATCTTGGTCTTTTTCATCAAACCGATTAGCTCCAACAAGTGCAGGGTTACCACCGTGTGCTATACACTTACCTTTCATATCGTACACAAATAAATAAAGATCTCCCAAACGATAGGTACCCACAGCTTTATCTGTAAAATCTTTTGCGGCAACAGAAACACCACTCGCTTTCATGTACTGATATCCGCGACGAACCAAGTCAACTGTTTTATCACGATCAATTTCAGGATAGTAACCGCATGCTATAAAGTAATATTTTCCTTTTTTATCTTTTACTTTTTCAGCATAGGTATATTTTAAGGCCCCTTTTGAAGTGTATTCAATCCATATGCCTTCGCCTTCTTCTTTTTGTTTAAGCTTTGCAATAATCTCTTTATTTATTGGTTTTCCTTTTACATCAGTGCGATCAAGAGCATTCAAACCAATAAGACCCGGTTCTTCACCCTGAGCACGAATAAATCCATCAAAATCAAGCGCGTATAAATAAAGATCACCAAAAATAAAACGTTCACTTAATGAATATCCCATTGTACTAAAAGCCGCATCTATTGAACGACCTTCGGCAACATCCTGATTAAATAAACTCACTGCACCTTTTACAAGGCCAATAGCTGCATATTTTTTAGAATGAGGATAGTACCCACATCCAAGAACATAATCTTTATCATCAATTTTAACTTGTTGTACAAAAGAAACCTTTGCTGCTCCAGCCCATTCATAGGTTAACCAATGTGTGCCAGTTTGTGCTGCTTTGATCATTGACTGTATTGCCAAAGCACCAAAGCTGTCATGATAGTTCCAAAGATTTTTCCACAATAAATCTTCCCGTGCACCGTGAGCATACACTACACCTTTTGTATCCAATAAAAAAAGATACAATTCGCCTTCTATAAATTCTTTTGTATGAGTAAATGCATGACAAATTTTTGTCATAGGATTACGCGCACAAAACTCAACGCCACGCTCAACCAAACTACGAACTTCTTTTTGCTTTTGTTGAATATCAAATTCATCAATAGCTATTTCTTCTTCATCATCTTTTTCGTCAACATCATCAACAATAACATTTTCCTGGCCATCATCTTGTATTCGCTTGTGCGATTTCAGCATATTTTTTTTTTCATTATTTTTGTGTGCAGCATAGAGTTGTCTATCAATCCACACAAAACCAACCATCAAAGATAACATGACAGATAATAACCCCACCGTGCGTCGATTCATACCAAACACTCCTTTATTTTTTATTCTTAATAATTTTACTGCTGGCGACGATTACCCATAAAGCGTAAGAGAAAAAGAAAAAGATTAATAAAATCAAGATACAATGTTAATGCCCCTAATAAGGTAACTTTCCCGATGAGCTCCTGATCAACAAGCATAGAACGCGCCAGTTGTTTTATCCTTTGCGTATCATACGCCGTCAAAAGAACAAACAGAACAACACCAACACCAGAGAGAATGTAATCAAATTGCGCACTTTTTAAAAACATATTAATCAGCATTCCAATAACAAGCCCTATCAACACCATAAAACTCATGTTACCAACCGTAGTAAGATCTGCTTTTGTTACATAGCCATAGAATGACATAACACCAAACATACATGCTGCGGTTAAAAAAGTGGAAATAATTGAACCCTCTGTATATACGTAGAAAATTGATGATAGCGTTATTCCAAGAGTAGTTGCATAAAGTAAAAAAAGTACTAATGCAGTAATAAATGTCATACGATTAAGAAAAAGTGTTAGCGCAAAAACAAAAGCTAATTGAGCAACAAATAAGCCAATTAATATTCCTGGATGAGTGTAAATATATGTGAAAATAGCAGGAACACTTGCAACATAGTACGATACACCTGCAGTAATTGCCAATCCACAACTCATCCAACCATAGACTCCAGCCATGAATGATGAAACTCGCTGCTCAAATTCATAACCATTTGAAAACATACAATACCTCTCTTTTTTATTAACAGATTTGCTTATACACTATGCAATTTGCCATTCATTATGCAATGATTTTAATGCAGCACACAATACACTTGCATAACAGAGCTCACTTGTAGTAAAAATAGCTTAAAAGAAACAACCCAAAGGAATAAGAAATGATGTACCTATTCGCAACGCTCATCCTACTACTCCATGCACGCACCATTGACGCTCAATTTAGCTCAACTGCTGCAAAAGATCTTAAGCAACCAGTGAATTTTTCTGGAAAAATTACTACACATCAAGGTCAAGAATTTGTTGTTGACAACATCTCTATTCACGGTAAATATACAAAAGTTCCTATGCCCCTCAAACCAGAAAATCATGCTGAACATGTTATGAATACTGAAACAAAACAGCTTGAAATTAAACTCGCCGCTAATCCCAATACTGATTTCTTGAAAAGAGATATCGATCTAGACGAAATAAGTGAAATACGTGTACCATCACCCAATAAAATATGGATCTATCAAAAAAAAGAACGTAGCCAAAAATTAGAATTTATTGAAGTGGAAGTTATTACTAAAAGTAACACCAAAACAGCATTCCTTCTTGATCCAAAAACTCCCATTTATTGCGATGGAATTGATAGCGCAGGACCACAAGAAACAACTGTTCCTCTATCAGCGCTCAAAACACTCACCATTGAAGGTTACACATATCGCGACACAAGCAAGAACAAAGATAAAAAATGCTCACCAAAAGGTTGTCCGCCATGTGATGTTGAAAAACAATAATTATAACAATAAACACAAAATCCCTCCGCTAAACGCGGAGGGATTTTTTTATGCAATTACCATGTAATTATTGTGAAAGAGTGCCCTGATCATTTTGGTCATCTTTTAAATCTGTATCAAAAATTTTGGATTTATTTTTATCATCACCTGTTAAATCGATACGAGACGTAGAAATCGGCTGTGGATTTAAAATCCTATTCACTTCTTCTTTTACTTGTGCTATCGAAGAATCAAGTTTCTTCTCCAATTCCAATGTACTTTGATTTGCATGTGTAACTTCAATCATTTTATCTGGACTTAAGTCAATACCTTCTTTTTTTGCTGCTGCTACTGCATTTCCGTAAACTTCAGCACGGAAATCGTCAAAAAACCCATCTTTTTTTACATCTTCCCAGCTTATACCTTTTCTGCGAAGACAATTAACATCCCCGCTACATTCTTGCAATCCTCTAAGATACACTGACATCGTTACATAATACTTGTGCTCTAATTCATTTTTTATCCCAGAGATCACCCTATTTTTATTATCATTAACGAGCTTATGATAATCCGCATTAATTTTATCTTTGTGCTTTTTAGTAGTACTGAGTTCTTCATAAGCACGTCCTGTTACAGAAGCAACGGTCGGACCACCAGTCCAACCACCATCATAAACTTTTAATTTTTCTTGCGCTTCTTCATCTTCACTGGCTTTTTTATCTTTATCATATTCTTTCTTGAGAGCATCGGCTGTTCCAGAAAGCTCCATAACAAGTGCAGCTTCAAATGCAGCTTTTCTTTCTCTAGCATATTGTGCAATGTGCTCATTTTTTTGTTGTTGTTGTAGCCACGCCAATTCTCTTCTGACTTGCTCTATTTTCTCAGAGGTACTGAATTCATCGGCATAAACCATACTGCAACTAGCAGCAATCAAAAGAGATAATAATTTTTTTTGCATACTAATCCTATAAAAAAAATTTGTTAAAAAACCTGTATCAATAATCATTCTTTCACCATGAAAGCATAACAGAATTAGCTGTATCTTCAATTCTTTGTTACTTGTTATCACAACAATTACACGTTATTATATTTTTTGTAACCCGATGCTAGTTTCTCTACGCATGGGGACCCCTATAAAGAAATATTTGTGGGGTTGTGAGTCAAATAAACTTTATAATTTATATATATTTTACCTATAAGGATCAAAAAAATGGCTGTATCAATTACTTCAGAAAATCATGAATCAGAAATCAAACAATCCAATAAACCAATTATCTTAGACATATATGCTACATGGTGTGGACCGTGCCAACAAATGGCTCCTATGATGGAAGAATTGGAAAAGGAGTTTGGCAATCAATATAAATTTGCCAAACTCAATGTTGATGAAGCACGCGAAATATCAATTAAAGAATATGGAGTTACTTCTGTTCCTACTTTTGTATTCATCAAAGATGGTGTTGTAAAAGGAAAAGAAACTGGGTACATGAGCAAAGAAACGTTTCAAGAAAAAATGAATGCTGCATTTGGACATTAAAAAAAATGGGTTCGCCTTCACGCGAACCCAAATAATCATCAATTACAATTTTTCATCATGCACATCAACACCCAACTCTTTCAATTGATCACGCAACTCATCAGATCGCGCCCAATCTTTTTCTCGACGAGCTTTATTGCGGGCATCAATCAGCGCTTGAATCTCAGGTGTTAATTCTACTTTTTGTGCAGACAATGGCTGTAACGTTAACCCAAACACATTCATCAATATATTTTTTACTGCGGCTAATTCATTTTTATTGTGTGCAATATCAGCAATATGTTCAAAAACAACTCCGAGTAACCCCGGTGTATTGAGGTCATCTTGCAAAAAACCTACCATACGATCGATTACATCAGAATGATACGCTGATACGTCAATATCTGAACAATCTACATCGCATAAACGAATTAATCGTTCATAACTTTTTTGCGCAGTTGCCAATGCATCAAAACTAAATTCAACCGGCATACGATAATGATGAGTTAAAAAGAAATAGCGAATAACCATTGGATCAAAATGTTTGTAAAGATCGCGCAAAAAGAAAAAGTTGCCCAATGATTTGGACATTTTTTCTTTGTTAATATTGATCATACCATTGTGCATCCAAAGGCGTGAAAACGGCGCACCAAATAAACTTTCCGATTGAGCAATTTCATTTTCATGATGAGGA
Protein-coding regions in this window:
- a CDS encoding ABC transporter ATP-binding protein, yielding MQSQGALAFIRMVIKPFRIYIAGMMVIAVTWALILNVQAYIVKLVLNTAMGDGDQAFLHHKLAYLMGLYLFSEFVYLSIFRWYDWITIQLRPNIKKYIALNLMDRMMDHSHSFYQRQFAGSLSARVNDITIAIPDILRIVIDRLMACSLMLLFVLYNISQIHMKFTIALGLWIVLFLGISVILVFRNQHLAYDVADARAKVTGCIVDVLTNMASVRFFAAKKFEKGYLTRYMDVSVQKDQTRDWFFLKLHAFQACSFWIFQAVCFWWLLNGLVSKTMSPGDFVLVLTLNLHIIENFWNIAKDMRDFWEKMGNIVQGLTIIESPIEIEDSPHAKKLIVTKGEIVFDNVQFQYHDAESLFEHESVIIKSGQKVGLVGYSGSGKSTFVNLILRLFDVTEGRITIDGQDIRQVTQDSLHEAITMIPQDPSLFHRSLVENIAYGRRNATHHEIIAAAKRAYAHEFIVTLAQGYDTQVGERGIRLSGGQRQRIAIARAILKNAPILILDEATSQLDSVTESQIQDSLWDLMQGKTTLVIAHRLSTLLYMDRILVFDQGSIVEDGSHEELLAKGGLYKKLWEAQIGGFLLDNGEDAVHREH
- a CDS encoding Fic family protein, producing MQIKFNPFYTITPIIAQYLMRIEAVRENIAHLPLNVTVLASLRETARLYTTHYSTMIEGNRLDTAQIEAVIKHKGHFPGRERDEKEAKGYYAALQYVEQCVAKGSSLTESLIKKLHAFVMLDQQKNDNTLAYRGGQNVIRDGRTGAIVYLPPEAKDVPLLMSELVRWVNVHKEVPSPIVAGIAHYQFATIHPYYDGNGRTARLLTTFILHCGGYDLKGLYSLEEYYARNLSAYYAAISIGPSHNYYEGRADADITPWIEYFVGGMAFAFENVAKYMQRSAMAGEQSHEGLLRTLDPKKRRVLELFQSFATVTAAQIGQLFGFKPRTSAQLCKDWVEEGFLTVVDPSNKKRSYALSPKYEVLVAIKK
- a CDS encoding cache domain-containing protein; this translates as MNRRTVGLLSVMLSLMVGFVWIDRQLYAAHKNNEKKNMLKSHKRIQDDGQENVIVDDVDEKDDEEEIAIDEFDIQQKQKEVRSLVERGVEFCARNPMTKICHAFTHTKEFIEGELYLFLLDTKGVVYAHGAREDLLWKNLWNYHDSFGALAIQSMIKAAQTGTHWLTYEWAGAAKVSFVQQVKIDDKDYVLGCGYYPHSKKYAAIGLVKGAVSLFNQDVAEGRSIDAAFSTMGYSLSERFIFGDLYLYALDFDGFIRAQGEEPGLIGLNALDRTDVKGKPINKEIIAKLKQKEEGEGIWIEYTSKGALKYTYAEKVKDKKGKYYFIACGYYPEIDRDKTVDLVRRGYQYMKASGVSVAAKDFTDKAVGTYRLGDLYLFVYDMKGKCIAHGGNPALVGANRFDEKDQDGVYYIREMIDQAKVGGGWVDSKLKNSFESTYVEKIDMGVDTYVIGAGMFPVAKPEMMTLLVKSAVGYLQTHSDEEAFEKFIARKGEFIRGDLAVFAFDLDGYCYAWGDDHELIWKNLLGWKDDEGKLFVKQMIEQVLQGAGHFVYKFNKKMRVAYIEQVEKGDKKYLLGSGFYK
- a CDS encoding Bax inhibitor-1/YccA family protein, translating into MFSNGYEFEQRVSSFMAGVYGWMSCGLAITAGVSYYVASVPAIFTYIYTHPGILIGLFVAQLAFVFALTLFLNRMTFITALVLFLLYATTLGITLSSIFYVYTEGSIISTFLTAACMFGVMSFYGYVTKADLTTVGNMSFMVLIGLVIGMLINMFLKSAQFDYILSGVGVVLFVLLTAYDTQRIKQLARSMLVDQELIGKVTLLGALTLYLDFINLFLFLLRFMGNRRQQ
- the trxA gene encoding thioredoxin, coding for MAVSITSENHESEIKQSNKPIILDIYATWCGPCQQMAPMMEELEKEFGNQYKFAKLNVDEAREISIKEYGVTSVPTFVFIKDGVVKGKETGYMSKETFQEKMNAAFGH